The following proteins come from a genomic window of Kitasatospora sp. NBC_01246:
- a CDS encoding ASCH domain-containing protein → MEQFAFPGPLRDRLVAAVVSGAKTSTTGLLAEYQHEDEPLPRVGVRSAVIDSDGRAVAVTETTDVRVVPLAEVDLRHAVDEGEGFTTVAAWRAGHEDFWHSEELRAALGDPGFTVDDSTPVVLERFRVVADLLR, encoded by the coding sequence GTGGAGCAGTTCGCCTTCCCCGGGCCGCTGCGCGACCGGCTGGTCGCGGCCGTCGTCAGCGGCGCCAAGACCAGCACCACCGGCCTGCTCGCCGAGTACCAGCACGAGGACGAACCGCTGCCGAGGGTGGGCGTCCGCTCGGCGGTGATCGACTCGGACGGCCGGGCGGTGGCGGTGACCGAGACCACGGACGTCCGGGTCGTCCCGCTCGCGGAGGTCGACCTGCGGCACGCCGTGGACGAGGGCGAGGGCTTCACCACGGTGGCCGCGTGGCGCGCGGGCCACGAGGACTTCTGGCACAGCGAGGAGCTGCGGGCGGCGCTGGGCGATCCCGGCTTCACCGTCGACGACTCCACTCCCGTCGTGCTGGAGCGGTTCCGCGTGGTGGCCGACCTCCTGCGCTGA
- a CDS encoding DNA-3-methyladenine glycosylase 2 family protein: MIDDDIRYRAVDSRDSRFDGVFFTAVTSTGIYCRPSCPAVTPKRVNCTFYPSAAAAQGAGFRACRRCRPDAVPGSPEWNHRADLVGRAMRLIGDGIVDREGVAGLAHRLGYSSRQLQRQLTAELGAGPIALARARRAQTARLLLQTTELPVTEIAFAAGFASVRQFNDTVREVYDRTPSGLRAEVAAGRRTATPAGGLTLRLAYRGALDSDHLIGFLALRAVPGVEEVVPGPRPGLRTYRRTLTLPYGHGIAEVDGLAADEPRTRGWLDCRLFLTDLRDLPTAVQRLRILFDLDADPDAVDGRLGTDPVLGALVRARPGLRSPGHVDPHELAVRAVLGQQVTVGAARTLAGRLAEKYGAVLPEPNGGLRLLFPTAAALAVADPEDFAMPAARRRALTGLCAALAEGVVRLDGGVDREEAAAQLLALPGIGPWTVGYLRMRALADPDVFLPSDVGVRHGLVRLGAPGDPRSADRAAEAWAPWRSYAVHRLWAGAASDLSTGTENTRA; the protein is encoded by the coding sequence GTGATTGACGACGACATCCGGTACCGAGCCGTGGACAGCAGGGACTCCCGCTTCGACGGCGTCTTCTTCACGGCCGTCACTTCGACCGGCATCTACTGCCGGCCGAGCTGCCCCGCCGTGACCCCCAAGCGCGTCAACTGCACCTTCTACCCCAGTGCCGCCGCCGCCCAGGGCGCGGGCTTCCGCGCCTGCCGGCGCTGCCGCCCCGACGCGGTGCCCGGCTCGCCCGAGTGGAACCACCGCGCCGACCTGGTCGGCCGGGCGATGCGGCTGATCGGCGACGGCATCGTGGACCGGGAGGGCGTCGCCGGTCTGGCCCACCGCCTCGGCTACAGCTCCCGCCAGCTCCAGCGCCAGCTCACCGCCGAACTCGGCGCCGGGCCGATCGCGCTGGCCAGGGCCCGCCGCGCCCAGACCGCCCGGCTGCTGCTGCAGACCACCGAGCTGCCGGTCACCGAGATCGCCTTCGCGGCCGGGTTCGCCTCCGTCCGGCAGTTCAACGACACCGTCCGCGAGGTCTACGACCGCACCCCCAGCGGGCTGCGCGCCGAGGTCGCGGCGGGGCGGCGCACCGCGACCCCGGCCGGCGGGCTCACCCTGCGGCTGGCCTACCGGGGCGCGCTGGACAGCGACCACCTGATCGGCTTCCTGGCCCTGCGCGCCGTGCCCGGGGTGGAGGAGGTGGTCCCCGGCCCGCGCCCGGGCCTGCGCACCTACCGCCGCACCCTCACGCTTCCGTACGGCCACGGCATCGCCGAGGTGGACGGGCTGGCGGCCGACGAACCCCGGACCCGCGGCTGGCTGGACTGCCGCCTCTTCCTGACCGACCTGCGGGACCTGCCGACCGCCGTCCAGCGGCTGCGGATCCTGTTCGACCTGGACGCCGACCCGGACGCGGTGGACGGCCGGCTCGGCACCGACCCGGTGCTCGGCGCGCTGGTCCGCGCCCGCCCCGGGCTGCGTTCGCCCGGTCACGTCGACCCGCACGAGCTGGCCGTCCGCGCCGTCCTCGGCCAGCAGGTCACCGTCGGCGCCGCCCGCACCCTGGCCGGCCGGCTCGCCGAGAAGTACGGCGCCGTCCTGCCGGAGCCGAACGGCGGGCTGCGGCTGCTCTTCCCGACCGCCGCCGCCCTGGCGGTGGCCGACCCCGAGGACTTCGCGATGCCGGCCGCCCGCCGCCGGGCGCTCACCGGTCTCTGCGCGGCGCTGGCCGAGGGCGTCGTCCGGCTGGACGGCGGCGTCGACCGGGAGGAGGCGGCGGCGCAGCTGCTCGCCCTCCCCGGCATCGGCCCCTGGACCGTCGGCTACCTGCGGATGCGGGCCCTCGCCGACCCGGACGTCTTCCTGCCGAGCGACGTCGGCGTGCGCCACGGCCTCGTCCGGCTCGGCGCCCCCGGCGACCCGAGATCCGCCGACCGCGCCGCCGAGGCCTGGGCCCCCTGGCGCTCCTACGCCGTCCACCGCCTCTGGGCGGGCGCCGCGAGTGACCTCAGCACTGGAACGGAGAACACCCGAGCATGA
- a CDS encoding TetR/AcrR family transcriptional regulator yields MADKAPTPRERYRQQVRAEVKERAWEQIAGVGASALSLNAIAKQMGLSGPALYRYFANRDELITELVRDAYRSLADALLATGSAGGTHPADLLELTRTLRRWALADPHRYFLVYGTPVPGYHAPEDTTVIASEIMSTLLDACVAAGPGPEPAGPAAALDAYLEHHRPWAAGHPGARPAELRRALAFWTRLHGTLSLELAGHFTGMDLDPELLYAAEVASLSS; encoded by the coding sequence ATGGCCGACAAGGCGCCGACCCCACGCGAGCGGTACCGGCAGCAGGTCCGCGCGGAGGTCAAGGAGCGGGCCTGGGAGCAGATCGCCGGGGTGGGCGCGTCCGCGCTCTCACTGAACGCGATCGCCAAGCAGATGGGCCTGAGCGGACCCGCGCTGTACCGGTACTTCGCCAACCGCGACGAGCTGATCACGGAGCTCGTTCGGGACGCCTACCGCAGCCTCGCCGACGCCCTGCTGGCCACCGGCTCCGCCGGGGGCACCCACCCGGCGGACCTGCTGGAGCTGACCCGGACCCTGCGCCGCTGGGCGCTGGCCGACCCGCACCGCTACTTCCTCGTCTACGGCACCCCGGTCCCGGGCTACCACGCTCCCGAGGACACCACCGTGATCGCCTCGGAGATCATGTCGACCCTGCTCGACGCCTGTGTCGCCGCCGGTCCGGGGCCGGAGCCGGCGGGGCCGGCCGCCGCGCTCGACGCCTACCTGGAGCACCACCGCCCCTGGGCCGCCGGACACCCCGGCGCCCGCCCGGCCGAGCTGCGCCGCGCGCTCGCCTTCTGGACCCGCCTGCACGGCACGCTCTCGCTGGAACTGGCGGGCCACTTCACCGGGATGGACCTCGACCCGGAGCTGCTCTACGCCGCCGAGGTGGCCTCCCTCAGCTCGTGA
- a CDS encoding MFS transporter: MNATALATRLLAERPRPRGIAGWRHAHWLAVGTVCLGAFLGQLTAGITALVLPALGGHFRADFAAVEWVALAYLLVLVALLAPVGRLSDLVGRKTMYLGGFAVFALASLGAGFAGGLWILVACRAVQAVGGAMMQANSVALVARGVPGHAMRRALGIQAAAQGLGLALGPSLGGLLVEHASWRWVFWINVPIGLFGILAGWFLLPRTRARAWVPGVADGDGDGGGGATGGGRFDLSGLLLLTGATTALLLALSTASGLPLPGWAAAALLLASALLTLGLVRQERRAARPILAPGLVNTPGVRPGLAVALIGYLLLFCPLVLGPVLLAGAGVPVVRAGLVITLLPAAFALAATVGGALLPRGWSDVGRCRFGAAVAGAGLLLLALLPVGAATAAGPLLVAGYGLGLLLPANNALVMRAIPPQCSAVGGGMVNMARSLGTALGTALPVLGVHLAGAASGGRTVLLALAAVAVLAVALVRPAGRTPGRPEPGGA; the protein is encoded by the coding sequence ATGAACGCCACCGCCCTCGCCACCAGGCTGCTCGCCGAGCGCCCCCGGCCGCGTGGCATCGCCGGGTGGCGGCACGCCCACTGGCTGGCCGTCGGCACCGTCTGCCTCGGGGCGTTCCTCGGCCAGCTCACCGCCGGCATCACCGCCCTGGTGCTGCCCGCGCTCGGCGGGCACTTCCGGGCCGACTTCGCCGCAGTGGAATGGGTCGCGCTGGCCTATCTGCTGGTGCTGGTGGCCCTGCTGGCCCCGGTCGGCCGGCTCTCCGACCTGGTCGGGCGCAAGACGATGTACCTCGGCGGCTTCGCCGTCTTCGCACTGGCCTCGCTCGGCGCGGGGTTCGCCGGGGGCCTCTGGATCCTGGTGGCCTGCCGGGCCGTGCAGGCGGTCGGCGGCGCGATGATGCAGGCCAACAGCGTCGCCCTGGTGGCCCGCGGCGTCCCCGGCCACGCGATGCGCCGGGCGCTGGGCATCCAGGCGGCCGCCCAGGGCCTCGGCCTGGCGCTCGGCCCCAGCCTCGGCGGGCTGCTGGTCGAACACGCCTCCTGGCGCTGGGTGTTCTGGATCAATGTGCCCATCGGACTGTTCGGCATCCTGGCGGGCTGGTTCCTGCTGCCCCGCACCCGCGCCCGGGCGTGGGTCCCCGGTGTCGCCGACGGCGACGGCGACGGGGGCGGGGGCGCTACCGGGGGCGGCCGGTTCGACCTGTCCGGACTGCTGCTGCTCACCGGAGCCACCACCGCGCTGCTGCTCGCCCTCTCCACCGCCTCCGGCCTGCCCCTGCCCGGCTGGGCCGCGGCGGCCCTGCTGCTCGCCTCGGCGCTGCTCACCCTCGGCCTGGTCCGCCAGGAGCGGCGGGCCGCCCGGCCGATCCTGGCGCCGGGGCTGGTCAACACCCCGGGCGTGCGGCCCGGGCTGGCCGTCGCGCTGATCGGCTATCTGCTGCTGTTCTGCCCGCTGGTGCTCGGCCCGGTGCTGCTCGCCGGGGCGGGCGTCCCGGTGGTCCGGGCCGGTCTGGTGATCACCCTGCTCCCGGCCGCCTTCGCGCTCGCCGCGACCGTCGGCGGCGCGCTGCTGCCGCGGGGCTGGTCGGACGTCGGCCGCTGCCGGTTCGGCGCCGCCGTCGCGGGCGCCGGGCTGCTGCTGCTCGCGCTGCTGCCGGTGGGGGCGGCGACGGCGGCGGGCCCGCTGCTGGTCGCCGGGTACGGGCTGGGGCTGCTGCTGCCGGCCAACAACGCGCTGGTGATGCGGGCGATCCCGCCGCAGTGCTCGGCGGTCGGCGGCGGCATGGTCAACATGGCCCGCAGCCTGGGAACGGCGCTCGGCACCGCGCTGCCCGTCCTCGGTGTCCATCTGGCGGGCGCGGCGTCCGGCGGGCGGACGGTCCTGCTCGCGCTCGCCGCCGTGGCGGTCCTCGCGGTGGCGCTGGTCCGCCCGGCCGGGCGGACGCCGGGGCGGCCGGAGCCGGGCGGGGCCTGA
- a CDS encoding MarR family winged helix-turn-helix transcriptional regulator, with translation MPSSPPVPDPAAAPADTQAAPGVPAELPAPAIERARRLTDVVTRLRRALRSSIRTEYPWESLPMAQVELLQTLAAAPLRVGELAARQRLAPNTVSGLVGKLLEAGFVDRQADPGDRRTARIALTPAGLRQLDDWRHAHERRIATALATLTAADREAVMQALPALDRLARALADPGAPEQPTGPE, from the coding sequence ATGCCGTCGTCACCCCCCGTTCCCGACCCCGCCGCCGCGCCTGCCGACACCCAGGCCGCCCCCGGGGTCCCGGCGGAGCTCCCCGCTCCGGCGATCGAACGCGCCCGGCGGCTGACCGACGTGGTCACCCGGCTGCGCCGCGCCCTGCGCAGCAGCATCCGCACCGAGTACCCGTGGGAGTCCCTGCCGATGGCGCAGGTCGAGCTCCTCCAGACGCTCGCCGCCGCGCCGCTGCGGGTCGGCGAACTCGCCGCCCGCCAGCGGCTGGCCCCGAACACCGTCAGCGGCCTGGTCGGCAAGCTGCTGGAGGCCGGCTTCGTCGACCGCCAGGCCGATCCCGGCGACCGCCGGACCGCCCGGATCGCGCTCACCCCGGCGGGCCTGCGCCAGCTGGACGACTGGCGACACGCCCACGAGCGCCGCATCGCCACCGCCCTCGCCACCCTGACCGCCGCCGACCGCGAGGCCGTCATGCAGGCGCTCCCCGCCCTCGACCGGCTCGCCCGCGCGCTGGCCGACCCGGGTGCGCCCGAGCAACCGACCGGGCCCGAATAG
- a CDS encoding AraC family transcriptional regulator, with amino-acid sequence MRETRHLDPAERGRIALAHGQRLPVHAHDRGHLVYPATGVLSVTTVGGTWIAPPTRVAWTPAAFEHHHTAHGNADMRILFLVDALAARLPARPAVLSVSGLAREALLALTAEEAAAGGREPEAVDRLHAVVVDELALAPEQPLHLPEPADDRLRALTGILYADPANQQTLAELGTRVGASERTLSRLFGQELRMSFHQWRTQLRVHHALTRLAAGKSVTETALACGWANPTTFIEAFAALVGETPGRYRTRQLPGGRG; translated from the coding sequence ATGAGGGAAACCCGCCATCTCGATCCCGCGGAACGCGGCCGCATCGCCCTGGCGCACGGGCAGCGGCTGCCCGTCCATGCCCACGACCGCGGTCATCTGGTCTATCCGGCCACCGGCGTGCTGTCCGTGACCACCGTCGGGGGCACGTGGATCGCCCCGCCGACCCGGGTGGCGTGGACTCCCGCGGCCTTCGAGCACCACCACACCGCGCACGGCAACGCGGACATGCGGATTCTGTTCCTTGTCGACGCGCTCGCCGCACGGCTGCCCGCGCGTCCGGCCGTGCTCAGCGTCTCCGGGCTCGCCCGCGAAGCCCTGCTCGCCCTCACGGCCGAGGAGGCTGCCGCCGGCGGGCGGGAGCCGGAGGCGGTCGACCGGCTGCACGCCGTCGTCGTCGACGAGCTCGCCCTGGCGCCCGAGCAGCCGCTGCACCTGCCCGAGCCGGCCGACGACCGGCTCCGGGCGCTGACCGGCATCCTCTACGCCGACCCGGCCAACCAGCAGACGCTCGCCGAGCTCGGGACGCGGGTGGGGGCGAGTGAGCGCACGCTCAGCCGGCTCTTCGGGCAGGAGCTGCGGATGAGTTTCCACCAGTGGCGCACTCAGCTCCGCGTCCACCACGCGCTCACCCGGCTCGCCGCGGGGAAGTCCGTCACCGAGACCGCTCTCGCCTGCGGCTGGGCCAATCCGACGACCTTCATCGAGGCTTTCGCCGCTCTCGTCGGCGAGACCCCCGGCCGTTACCGCACCCGTCAACTCCCCGGCGGGCGTGGCTAG
- a CDS encoding methylated-DNA--[protein]-cysteine S-methyltransferase, which produces MSTTVFTFMESPFGRLLLSGVLPTDGGPAALATVTVPGQKYALAEPADHWVHDPDALVEPVAQLTAYFAGERTAFDLPLAPVGTDFRRSVWAALDGIPYGETVTYGRLAELAGASPNAVRAVGGAVGANPLLIVRPCHRVIGASGSLTGFAAGVDRKRWLLELEGGTLF; this is translated from the coding sequence ATGAGCACCACCGTCTTCACCTTCATGGAGAGCCCGTTCGGCCGGCTGCTGCTCAGCGGCGTCCTGCCGACGGACGGCGGACCGGCCGCGCTGGCCACCGTCACCGTCCCCGGCCAGAAGTACGCGCTGGCCGAGCCCGCCGACCACTGGGTCCACGACCCGGACGCGCTGGTCGAGCCGGTCGCCCAGCTCACCGCCTACTTCGCCGGTGAGCGCACCGCCTTCGACCTCCCACTGGCCCCGGTCGGGACCGACTTCCGCCGGAGCGTCTGGGCGGCGCTGGACGGCATCCCGTACGGCGAGACGGTCACCTACGGCCGGCTCGCCGAGCTGGCCGGTGCCTCGCCGAACGCCGTCCGCGCGGTGGGCGGCGCCGTGGGGGCCAACCCGCTGCTGATCGTCCGGCCCTGCCACCGCGTGATCGGGGCCAGCGGCTCCCTCACCGGCTTCGCCGCCGGGGTGGACCGCAAGCGCTGGCTGCTGGAGCTGGAGGGCGGCACGCTGTTCTGA
- a CDS encoding YdeI/OmpD-associated family protein — MDEIDGVEVLAFVDARAFEDWLAANHPRHEGVWIRMARRKSGIASVTDDELVDIGLCYGWISGQRRALDERYYLQKYVPRRPRSLWSQVNVDRVAALTAEGRMRGPGLAEVRRAQADGRWAAAYASQRAATVPPELAAALEADPRARRAFEALDRTARYRLVLPLLQALTPRARRDRLDRALRRLTGDGGPAV, encoded by the coding sequence GTGGACGAGATCGACGGGGTGGAGGTCCTCGCCTTCGTGGACGCCCGGGCCTTCGAGGACTGGCTGGCCGCCAACCACCCGCGCCACGAAGGCGTGTGGATCAGGATGGCCAGACGGAAGTCCGGCATCGCGTCGGTCACCGACGACGAACTGGTCGACATCGGCCTCTGCTACGGCTGGATCTCCGGGCAGCGCCGCGCGCTCGACGAGCGGTACTACCTGCAGAAGTACGTACCGCGCCGGCCCAGGAGCCTCTGGTCGCAGGTGAACGTCGACCGGGTGGCGGCCCTGACGGCCGAGGGCCGGATGCGCGGACCCGGGCTCGCCGAGGTGCGCCGCGCCCAGGCGGACGGCCGGTGGGCGGCGGCCTACGCCTCGCAGCGGGCCGCGACCGTGCCGCCGGAGCTGGCTGCGGCGCTGGAGGCGGACCCGCGGGCCCGGCGGGCGTTCGAGGCACTCGACCGGACGGCGCGCTACCGGCTCGTGCTCCCGCTGCTCCAGGCGCTCACCCCGCGGGCCCGGCGGGACCGGCTCGACCGGGCCCTGCGGCGGCTGACGGGCGACGGCGGCCCGGCGGTGTAG
- a CDS encoding SRPBCC family protein produces the protein MFTTLAARAAALPVAVVTGLCGGGGQQPAVRIDHRAPVITRDDIVIHAPLERIWRIQTDIGAWPSWQPDVTRTEWLTPGPLRTGSVFRWSVHGLSDITSTVREVRPPHRIVWGGPAQGITAVHVWTFTPVRDGVRVHTEESWAGAPVEAARPELQAALDASLDAWLHLLKARAEG, from the coding sequence GTGTTCACCACCCTCGCCGCCAGGGCCGCCGCCCTGCCCGTCGCCGTCGTCACCGGGCTCTGCGGAGGCGGCGGGCAGCAGCCCGCCGTCCGGATCGACCACCGGGCCCCGGTGATCACCCGCGACGACATCGTCATCCACGCGCCGCTGGAACGGATCTGGCGGATCCAGACGGACATCGGGGCCTGGCCGTCCTGGCAGCCCGACGTCACCCGCACCGAGTGGCTGACTCCCGGCCCGCTGCGCACCGGCTCGGTGTTCCGCTGGTCGGTGCACGGCCTGAGCGACATCACCTCCACCGTCCGGGAGGTGCGCCCGCCGCACCGGATCGTCTGGGGCGGCCCGGCCCAGGGGATCACCGCCGTGCACGTCTGGACCTTCACCCCGGTCCGGGACGGCGTGCGCGTCCACACCGAGGAGTCCTGGGCCGGGGCACCGGTGGAGGCCGCCCGGCCGGAACTCCAGGCGGCGCTGGACGCCTCGCTGGACGCCTGGCTGCACCTCCTCAAGGCCCGGGCCGAGGGGTGA
- a CDS encoding GNAT family N-acetyltransferase, with translation MESTRADAARIRIEPWTNADLALLRQVNTPEMKRHVGGPETERQLLHRHRRYLDFVPSGVGCMYRIVLLPGGEPVGTVGYGTRTWQGATVHEMGWNVLPAHQGRGIAVAATRAAVAAARREARHPHLHAFPDVANPASNAVCRKAGFTLLGETAFEFPPGRPMRSNDWRVDLRADPA, from the coding sequence ATGGAGAGCACTCGGGCGGACGCCGCACGGATACGGATCGAGCCCTGGACGAACGCCGATCTGGCGCTGCTCCGCCAGGTCAACACCCCGGAGATGAAGCGGCACGTCGGCGGCCCGGAGACGGAGCGGCAACTCCTCCACCGGCACCGCCGCTACCTCGACTTCGTCCCCTCCGGCGTCGGCTGCATGTACCGCATCGTGCTGCTCCCCGGCGGCGAGCCGGTCGGCACCGTCGGCTACGGCACCCGGACGTGGCAGGGCGCGACCGTCCACGAGATGGGCTGGAACGTCCTGCCCGCCCACCAGGGCCGGGGCATCGCGGTGGCCGCCACCAGGGCCGCCGTCGCCGCGGCCCGCCGCGAGGCCCGCCACCCCCATCTGCACGCCTTCCCCGACGTGGCCAACCCCGCCTCGAACGCCGTCTGCCGCAAGGCCGGCTTCACCCTCCTCGGCGAGACCGCCTTCGAGTTCCCGCCCGGGCGCCCCATGCGCAGCAACGACTGGCGGGTGGACCTCCGCGCGGACCCCGCCTAG
- a CDS encoding medium chain dehydrogenase/reductase family protein → MVATEYVEVVLPGKVEPEGLEVHSGLPLPVPAAGQVLVGVEATGVSFAEQQMRRGRYYDQPAFPFVPGYDLVGTVLAAGPGVGPELVGRRVAAMTKTGGWASHVALDAADLVEVPDGVGAAEAETAVVNGLTAWQMLHRKARVRAGQTVLVHGANGGVGSVLVQLALGAGARVIGTASGRHHDALRALGVTPVDYRREDVPARVRELAPGGVDAVFDHVGGPGITDSWRLLAPGGTLVSYGSAATRDAEGSKQLPVLALLGRVWLWNLLPNGRHAYFFNVWAGRAFAPNRFRARLRADLSQVFAALHRGEITARVAAELPLARAAEAMRLAESGTVAGKVVLVP, encoded by the coding sequence ATGGTTGCCACCGAGTACGTCGAGGTCGTCCTGCCGGGCAAGGTCGAGCCGGAAGGCCTGGAGGTCCATTCGGGGCTGCCGCTCCCGGTGCCCGCCGCCGGTCAGGTGCTGGTCGGGGTGGAGGCCACCGGGGTCTCGTTCGCCGAGCAGCAGATGCGGCGCGGCCGCTACTACGACCAGCCGGCGTTCCCCTTCGTCCCCGGGTACGACCTGGTCGGTACGGTCCTGGCGGCCGGCCCCGGCGTCGGGCCCGAGCTGGTCGGCCGTCGGGTCGCCGCCATGACCAAGACCGGCGGCTGGGCGAGCCACGTCGCGCTGGACGCCGCGGACCTCGTCGAGGTGCCGGACGGCGTCGGCGCGGCGGAGGCCGAGACCGCGGTCGTCAACGGGCTGACCGCCTGGCAGATGCTGCACCGCAAGGCCCGGGTGCGGGCCGGTCAGACCGTCCTGGTCCACGGCGCCAACGGCGGGGTCGGCTCGGTACTGGTCCAGCTGGCGCTCGGCGCCGGCGCCCGGGTGATCGGCACCGCCTCGGGCCGCCACCACGACGCCCTGCGGGCCCTCGGCGTCACGCCCGTGGACTACCGCCGCGAGGATGTCCCCGCCCGGGTCCGGGAGCTGGCCCCGGGCGGCGTGGACGCCGTGTTCGACCACGTCGGCGGCCCCGGCATCACCGACTCCTGGCGGCTGCTCGCCCCCGGCGGCACGCTCGTCTCCTACGGCAGCGCCGCCACCCGCGACGCCGAGGGCTCCAAGCAGCTGCCCGTGCTCGCGCTGCTCGGCCGGGTGTGGCTGTGGAACCTGCTGCCCAACGGGCGCCACGCCTACTTCTTCAACGTCTGGGCCGGCCGCGCGTTCGCCCCGAACCGGTTCCGGGCCCGCCTGCGCGCCGACCTCTCCCAGGTGTTCGCGGCCCTGCACCGGGGCGAGATCACGGCCCGGGTCGCCGCCGAGCTGCCGCTGGCACGCGCCGCCGAGGCGATGCGCCTGGCGGAGTCCGGCACCGTCGCCGGGAAGGTCGTCCTCGTCCCGTAG
- a CDS encoding CynX/NimT family MFS transporter: protein MTHQAPAAHPSASRQPSLPGPTGARAVQAALAFSLAALNLRIAVASLSPVLAEVEHDEHLSSFGAGALSTVPVVCFGAFAFLAPRLTRRFGPHHLLWYALLALAGGIVLRSVPGAPALFGGTLIAGVAIAVGNVLMPQLIKHDFAGRAGLMLGCYSLALSGGAALAAGLVVPLASATGWGWRPVLALWAVPALMAALAWLPELLAPDRRSANRRRPEPVQREGADTAAPGSLWRDRTAWAVTLYMGLQSLGYYAILSWLPTLLRDHGMSDGEAGWMLSFSSFPGMAASFAAPWLQQRLRRAFVPPLAASLLCATGFVGLLTSPVSGAYLWMTALGLGQGLAIGLALGYIVARSPDAHHTGRLSTMAQGIGYLIACLGPLGLGLLHSASGGWSLPVVVLLAVLVAQTVAAFGASRDRHVLASS from the coding sequence TTGACCCATCAGGCCCCTGCGGCCCACCCGTCGGCGTCCCGGCAGCCGTCCCTCCCCGGACCGACCGGAGCACGCGCCGTACAAGCCGCTCTCGCGTTCAGCCTGGCCGCGCTGAACCTGCGCATCGCCGTCGCGTCCCTGTCCCCCGTCCTCGCGGAGGTCGAGCACGACGAACACCTCTCGTCGTTCGGCGCCGGAGCCCTCTCGACGGTGCCGGTCGTCTGCTTCGGGGCGTTCGCGTTCCTCGCGCCCCGGCTCACCCGCCGCTTCGGCCCCCACCACCTGCTCTGGTACGCGCTGCTCGCGCTGGCCGGCGGCATCGTGCTGCGCTCCGTCCCGGGAGCGCCCGCCCTGTTCGGCGGGACCCTGATCGCCGGGGTGGCGATCGCGGTCGGCAACGTCCTCATGCCGCAGCTCATCAAGCACGACTTCGCCGGCCGCGCCGGGCTGATGCTCGGCTGCTACTCCCTGGCCCTGTCCGGCGGGGCCGCGCTCGCCGCGGGCCTGGTCGTCCCGCTGGCGTCGGCCACCGGCTGGGGCTGGCGGCCGGTGCTCGCGCTGTGGGCGGTTCCCGCCCTCATGGCCGCTCTCGCCTGGCTTCCCGAACTGCTCGCGCCGGACCGGCGTTCGGCGAACCGCCGGCGACCGGAGCCGGTGCAGCGGGAAGGAGCCGATACCGCCGCACCCGGGTCGCTGTGGCGCGACCGGACCGCCTGGGCGGTGACCCTGTACATGGGTCTGCAGTCCCTCGGCTACTACGCGATCCTCTCCTGGCTGCCGACGCTCCTGCGGGACCACGGCATGAGCGACGGCGAGGCCGGCTGGATGCTCTCCTTCTCCAGCTTCCCCGGGATGGCCGCGTCCTTCGCGGCCCCCTGGCTGCAGCAACGGCTGCGCCGGGCCTTCGTCCCGCCCCTGGCGGCGTCCCTGCTGTGCGCCACCGGCTTCGTCGGCCTGCTCACCTCCCCCGTGTCGGGCGCCTACCTCTGGATGACCGCGCTCGGGCTGGGCCAGGGCCTCGCCATCGGTCTCGCCCTCGGCTACATCGTCGCCCGCTCGCCCGACGCTCACCACACCGGCCGGCTCTCGACCATGGCCCAGGGGATCGGCTACCTCATCGCCTGCCTCGGCCCGCTCGGTCTCGGCCTGCTGCACTCCGCGAGCGGGGGATGGTCGCTGCCGGTCGTCGTGCTGCTCGCCGTGCTCGTCGCCCAGACCGTCGCGGCCTTCGGCGCGAGCCGTGACCGCCACGTCCTGGCGTCCTCCTGA